One segment of Deinococcus arcticus DNA contains the following:
- a CDS encoding VOC family protein, whose translation MNKVTHMDHVQMMVGNLEDAVAFYQKHFDFQIRQMGNRMGDRWTILKAGDSPVCLALVEDTEGVKEKVSGARLFHYGLVVDDFEGTYWNLHQEGVRLDPPNGYIEYEGSRSFYFFDLNGHKVEVSEHVCGGL comes from the coding sequence ATGAACAAAGTCACACATATGGATCACGTTCAAATGATGGTCGGTAATCTCGAAGACGCGGTCGCCTTCTACCAGAAGCACTTTGACTTTCAAATCAGACAGATGGGCAACAGGATGGGCGACCGCTGGACCATCTTGAAAGCCGGTGATTCGCCAGTATGTCTCGCGCTGGTCGAGGACACCGAAGGCGTCAAAGAAAAAGTGTCCGGCGCTCGGCTTTTCCACTATGGGCTTGTGGTGGATGATTTCGAAGGAACATACTGGAATCTTCACCAAGAAGGGGTCAGGCTGGATCCGCCCAATGGTTACATTGAGTATGAAGGCTCAAGGTCATTCTATTTCTTCGATCTGAATGGCCATAAGGTCGAAGTGTCCGAACACGTGTGCGGCGGACTTTAA